One window of Triticum dicoccoides isolate Atlit2015 ecotype Zavitan chromosome 5A, WEW_v2.0, whole genome shotgun sequence genomic DNA carries:
- the LOC119300408 gene encoding GDSL esterase/lipase At5g55050-like has translation MGSCGGMVVSRGWPCVLLLLACCWLCEAGAGLAPALYVLGDSQADAGTNNHLVTVLRADHPHNGVDYPGCKATGRFSNGKNFVDFLAEHLKLPSSPPPYLSICNTPSSNSIYLTGVNFASGGAGVLNQTNQGQCISFDHQIDHQFSKVNASLVQQLGQAQASAHLSRSIFAVAIGGNDILNYVRPSLVNQVLSPCPPTQSPDEFVSSLALSLKDQLQRLYKLGMRRMFIIGAAPLGCCPVLRGKDECDALANYMSAQYNIKVASLLRDKYPDMLYSLFDPSIALLDYFQRPEANGYAVVDAACCGLGGKKNAMFSCTPASSLCNNRTNHVFWDFVHPTEITAQKLTAIAFHGSAPFVTPRNVGQLCPM, from the exons ATGGGCTCTTGTGGTGGGATGGTGGTCTCTCGTGGATGGCCTTGCGTCCTGCTCCTGCTGGCTTGTTGCTGGCTGTGCGAGGCCGGCGCGGGGTTGGCCCCGGCGCTATACGTGCTCGGCGATTCGCAGGCGGACGCCGGGACCAACAACCACCTGGTGACGGTGCTCAGGGCGGACCACCCGCACAACGGCGTCGACTACCCGGGCTGCAAGGCCACCGGCAGGTTCAGCAACGGCAAGAACTTCGTCGACTTCCTCG CTGAACATCTGAAGCTACCGAGCAGCCCTCCTCCATACCTGTCCATCTGCAACACCCCAAGCAGCAATTCCATATATCTGACTGGTGTCAACTTCGCTTCAGGAGGTGCAGgggtattaaatcaaacaaatcag GGTCAGTGCATCAGCTTCGACCACCAAATCGATCACCAATTCTCCAAGGTGAATgcatcactggtgcagcagctcggCCAGGCTCAGGCTTCGGCACACCTGAGCAGATCGATCTTCGCCGTTGCAATCGGTGGCAACGACATACTCAATTACGTCCGTCCAAGTCTTGTGAACCAGGTGCTAAGCCCTTGTCCTCCAACTCAGTCTCCTGATGAGTTTGTCTCCTCGTTGGCTCTCTCGCTGAAAGACCAGCTGCAG AGGCTGTACAAACTCGGGATGCGCAGGATGTTCATCATCGGGGCAGCGCCACTGGGGTGCTGCCCGGTGCTGCGGGGGAAGGACGAGTGCGACGCACTAGCAAACTACATGTCAGCTCAGTACAACATCAAGGTGGCTTCCCTCCTGCGCGACAAGTACCCAGATATGCTCTACTCCTTGTTCGACCCATCCATTGCATTGCTCGATTACTTCCAGCGACCAGAAGCAAACG GTTACGCTGTGGTGGATGCAGCGTGCTGCGGGCTAGGAGGGAAGAAAAACGCCATGTTTAGCTGCACTCCGGCCAGCTCCCTCTGCAACAACCGGACCAACCATGTTTTCTGGGACTTTGTGCACCCCACGGAGATCACCGCGCAGAAGCTCACGGCAATTGCCTTCCACGGATCAGCACCCTTCGTGACCCCCAGAAATGTTGGGCAGCTATGTCCTATGTGA